One window from the genome of Micromonospora aurantiaca ATCC 27029 encodes:
- a CDS encoding energy-coupling factor transporter transmembrane component T family protein, translated as MIGLEPVAAPGAPLARRNPVAKLAAAVVFTLILVATLDPVAPAIAIAVELAVLPLFGVRYRVLARRAWPLLAGAVGILITLVLFAADRSGRVLVEAGPVLVTEGVLVTALGLVLRMLAVALPGIVVFATTDPTDLADALIQNAKTPARFAIGALAAFRMVPLLEQEWRMISMARRARGVDAGRNPVAKLRLFASTAFTLLVGAIRRGTRLAVAMDARGFDAGTPRTVARPQRFTRADALLVAGAALLAGGALATSIALGTFRPLIG; from the coding sequence GTGATCGGCCTCGAACCGGTCGCCGCACCCGGCGCCCCGCTGGCCCGGCGCAACCCGGTGGCGAAGCTGGCCGCCGCTGTGGTCTTCACGCTGATCCTGGTGGCGACGCTCGACCCGGTGGCCCCGGCCATCGCCATCGCCGTCGAACTCGCGGTGCTGCCGCTGTTCGGGGTCCGCTATCGGGTGCTGGCCCGCCGGGCCTGGCCGCTGCTCGCCGGCGCCGTCGGCATCCTGATCACGCTGGTGCTCTTCGCGGCCGACCGCTCCGGCCGGGTGCTGGTCGAGGCCGGTCCGGTCCTGGTCACCGAGGGCGTTCTCGTCACCGCGCTGGGCCTGGTGCTGCGGATGCTCGCCGTGGCGCTGCCCGGCATCGTCGTGTTCGCCACCACCGACCCGACGGACCTGGCGGACGCGTTGATCCAGAACGCGAAGACGCCCGCCCGGTTCGCCATCGGGGCGCTCGCCGCGTTCCGGATGGTGCCGCTGCTGGAACAGGAGTGGCGGATGATCAGCATGGCCCGCCGGGCCCGCGGCGTGGACGCCGGCCGCAACCCGGTGGCGAAGCTGCGGCTGTTCGCGTCCACCGCGTTCACGCTGCTGGTGGGCGCGATCCGGCGGGGTACCCGGCTGGCCGTGGCGATGGACGCCCGGGGCTTCGACGCGGGTACGCCGCGCACCGTGGCCCGCCCGCAGCGCTTCACCCGCGCCGACGCCCTGCTCGTGGCGGGCGCCGCGCTGCTGGCCGGCGGTGCCCTGGCCACAAGCATCGCCCTGGGCACCTTCCGCCCCTTGATCGGCTGA
- a CDS encoding DUF4097 family beta strand repeat-containing protein → MAATAASALIVLAGCDTLSFRRLDFDQTERTKITKITVDDDGAGDVVVRANGPADQVRIKRVVRYQGDEPTSRYEIKGDELVLPTDCGHRCSISWEVTAPPGVVVHGGTGSGNVDLSDVGAVEFTLSSGDLTIRGATGEVRASTTSGNIRVVEAAGPVRLRARSGDIEARRLASAIDAETTSGNIVVELDQPAPARVHATSGDVDLAVPAGRYRVRATATSGDTDVRVTDDPTASVQLEASATSGNVTVSTR, encoded by the coding sequence GTGGCCGCCACCGCGGCCAGCGCCCTCATCGTCCTCGCCGGGTGTGACACCCTCTCGTTCCGCCGCCTCGACTTCGACCAGACGGAGCGGACGAAGATCACGAAGATCACCGTGGACGACGACGGCGCCGGCGACGTCGTGGTCCGGGCGAACGGCCCCGCCGACCAGGTACGCATCAAGCGCGTGGTCCGCTACCAGGGCGACGAGCCGACCAGCCGGTACGAGATCAAGGGAGACGAACTCGTCCTGCCCACCGACTGCGGGCACCGGTGCAGCATCTCCTGGGAGGTGACCGCGCCGCCCGGCGTGGTGGTGCACGGCGGCACCGGCTCGGGCAACGTCGACCTCAGCGACGTCGGCGCGGTGGAGTTCACGCTCAGCTCCGGCGACCTGACCATCAGGGGCGCCACCGGCGAGGTCCGCGCCTCCACCACGTCGGGCAACATCCGGGTCGTCGAGGCGGCCGGCCCGGTGCGGCTGCGTGCCCGCTCCGGTGACATCGAGGCCCGCCGGCTCGCCTCCGCGATCGACGCCGAGACCACGTCCGGCAACATCGTCGTCGAGCTGGACCAGCCGGCACCGGCCCGGGTGCACGCCACGAGCGGAGACGTGGACCTGGCCGTGCCGGCGGGCCGCTACCGGGTGCGCGCCACCGCGACGTCCGGCGACACCGACGTGCGCGTCACCGACGACCCGACAGCGTCGGTGCAGCTCGAAGCGTCCGCCACCAGCGGCAACGTCACGGTCAGCACCCGCTGA
- a CDS encoding acyltransferase family protein: MRNRYLDLLRFLAILRVVTYHVTGYATLTLVFPAMSVMFALAGSLMAASLDRSGVRAVGRRLRRLLPSLWVVAAVFVPAMLLTGLTFSPKVLLWLFPISDPPANYWGGLALSPIWYLRDYLWFVLASPFVLWLFRRAPLPTLAAPYLLLVAIEIGVLANPPTVLREFGLYFGAWLLGFAHHDGLLRRMRNRVLLPVAAVVGAAGLAWIVTHPGPRGFDINDIPLGNALWSAAFILVAIGRAPAGVTWVDRVPALGRAVTVVNRRALTIYLWHMPFVVLLTPLVGLVGWSPRDPVGLWLRVGLVFALVGVVTLLVGWVEDVAARRTPELVPGKPRRTVADRAAAAPASPAPAGAEDALVSVGARVPAPRRPAEDPGRGDGVRAARRDTPGGD; the protein is encoded by the coding sequence ATGCGAAACCGCTATCTGGACCTGCTCCGCTTCCTGGCCATCCTGCGAGTCGTCACCTACCACGTCACCGGCTACGCCACGCTCACGCTGGTGTTTCCGGCGATGTCGGTGATGTTCGCCCTGGCCGGGTCGCTGATGGCGGCGTCACTCGACCGCAGCGGGGTACGCGCGGTCGGGCGCCGGCTGCGCCGCCTCCTGCCGTCGCTGTGGGTGGTGGCCGCGGTCTTCGTGCCGGCCATGCTGCTCACCGGGCTGACGTTCAGCCCGAAGGTGCTGCTCTGGCTCTTCCCGATCAGCGACCCGCCGGCCAACTACTGGGGTGGGCTGGCGCTCAGCCCCATCTGGTACCTGCGGGACTACCTGTGGTTCGTGCTCGCCTCGCCGTTCGTGCTCTGGCTGTTCCGCCGGGCGCCGCTGCCCACGCTCGCCGCCCCGTACCTGCTGCTGGTCGCGATCGAGATCGGCGTCCTGGCGAACCCGCCGACGGTGCTGCGCGAGTTCGGCCTCTACTTCGGCGCCTGGCTGCTCGGCTTCGCCCACCACGACGGGCTGCTGCGCCGGATGCGCAACCGGGTGCTGCTGCCGGTGGCCGCCGTGGTCGGCGCCGCCGGGCTGGCCTGGATCGTCACCCATCCGGGCCCGCGCGGATTCGACATCAACGACATCCCGCTGGGCAACGCGCTCTGGTCGGCCGCGTTCATCCTGGTGGCGATCGGCCGGGCCCCGGCCGGGGTGACCTGGGTCGACCGCGTGCCGGCGCTCGGCCGGGCGGTGACGGTGGTGAACCGGCGTGCGCTGACGATCTACCTCTGGCACATGCCGTTCGTGGTGCTCCTCACCCCGCTCGTCGGCCTGGTCGGCTGGTCGCCGCGCGACCCGGTGGGCCTGTGGCTGCGGGTGGGGCTGGTCTTCGCGCTCGTCGGCGTGGTGACGCTTCTGGTCGGCTGGGTCGAGGACGTCGCAGCCCGGCGTACCCCCGAACTGGTCCCCGGCAAGCCGCGGCGGACCGTGGCCGACCGGGCGGCGGCCGCCCCGGCCAGCCCGGCCCCCGCCGGGGCGGAGGACGCGCTGGTGAGCGTCGGGGCGCGGGTGCCGGCGCCGCGCCGCCCGGCCGAGGACCCCGGCCGGGGCGACGGCGTCCGGGCGGCCCGGCGGGACACGCCCGGCGGCGACTGA
- a CDS encoding isoprenyl transferase, producing the protein MPPTPHPSGARPPALPPAAVPRHVAIVMDGNGRWAKERGLPRTKGHEQGEHSLFDAVEGAIEMGIPYLSAYAFSTENWRRSPDEVRFLMGFNRDVIRRRRDQLVDLGVRVVWSGRAGRLWKSVISELQTAEEMSRGNSTLTLQFCVNYGGQAEIADAAAGIARDVAAGRLDPAKVNEKTVARYLYHPEVPEVDLFLRPSGEQRISNFLLWQTAYAELVYLDTLWPDFDRRHLWYACELYAQRDRRFGGALPNPVAPGA; encoded by the coding sequence GTGCCGCCGACCCCGCACCCCTCCGGAGCCCGTCCGCCGGCGCTGCCGCCCGCCGCGGTGCCCCGGCACGTCGCCATCGTGATGGACGGCAACGGCCGCTGGGCCAAGGAGCGCGGGCTGCCCCGCACCAAGGGGCACGAGCAGGGCGAGCACAGCCTGTTCGACGCCGTCGAGGGCGCGATCGAGATGGGGATCCCCTACCTGTCGGCGTACGCGTTCTCCACCGAGAACTGGCGGCGCTCGCCGGACGAGGTCCGCTTCCTGATGGGCTTCAACAGGGACGTCATCCGCCGCCGCCGCGACCAGCTCGTCGACCTGGGCGTCCGGGTGGTCTGGTCGGGCCGTGCCGGCCGGCTGTGGAAGAGCGTCATCTCCGAGTTGCAGACCGCCGAGGAGATGTCGCGCGGCAACTCGACGCTGACGCTGCAGTTCTGCGTCAACTACGGCGGCCAGGCGGAGATCGCCGACGCCGCCGCCGGGATCGCCCGCGACGTCGCGGCCGGCCGGCTCGACCCGGCCAAGGTGAACGAGAAGACGGTGGCGCGCTACCTCTACCACCCCGAGGTGCCCGAGGTCGACCTGTTCCTGCGCCCCTCCGGCGAGCAGCGCATCTCCAACTTCCTGCTCTGGCAGACCGCGTACGCCGAGCTGGTCTACCTGGACACGCTCTGGCCCGACTTCGACCGCCGCCACCTCTGGTACGCCTGCGAGCTGTACGCCCAGCGCGACCGCCGCTTCGGCGGCGCCCTGCCCAACCCGGTCGCCCCGGGCGCCTGA
- the era gene encoding GTPase Era has protein sequence MTTPEARPYRAGFACFVGRPNAGKSTLTNAIVGTKIAITSNKPQTTRHIIRAVLHRPDSQLVLVDTPGLHRPRTLLGERLNDLVRETWSEVDVIGLCVPANEPVGRGDRFITGELASLKATVLAVVTKTDLVDKKRLAEQLLAVSELGEFADVVPVSAVSGHQVDTLVDVMTGYLPPSPQLYPDDMLTDDPEQVLVAELVREAALEGVRDELPHSIAVVVEEMIPEGNLTKIYADVYVERSSQKAIVIGHRGSRLKHVGTTARRQIEELLGTRVYLDLHVRVAKDWQRDPKQLRKLGF, from the coding sequence GTGACCACGCCCGAGGCGCGCCCCTACCGGGCCGGTTTCGCCTGTTTCGTCGGGCGGCCGAACGCCGGCAAGTCGACGCTCACCAACGCGATCGTCGGCACCAAGATCGCGATCACCTCGAACAAGCCGCAGACCACCCGGCACATCATCCGGGCGGTGCTGCACCGGCCGGACTCGCAGCTCGTGCTCGTCGACACCCCGGGTCTGCACCGGCCCCGCACGCTGCTCGGCGAGCGCCTCAACGACCTGGTCCGGGAGACCTGGAGCGAGGTCGACGTGATCGGCCTGTGCGTACCGGCGAACGAGCCGGTCGGCCGGGGCGACCGCTTCATCACCGGCGAGCTGGCCAGCCTCAAGGCAACAGTGCTGGCGGTGGTCACCAAGACCGACCTGGTCGACAAGAAGCGGCTGGCCGAGCAGTTGCTCGCGGTGAGCGAGCTGGGCGAGTTCGCCGACGTGGTGCCGGTCAGCGCGGTCTCCGGCCATCAGGTCGACACGCTCGTCGACGTGATGACCGGCTACCTGCCGCCCTCGCCGCAGCTCTATCCGGACGACATGCTCACCGACGACCCGGAGCAGGTGCTCGTGGCGGAGCTGGTCCGCGAGGCGGCGCTGGAGGGCGTACGCGACGAGCTGCCGCACTCCATCGCCGTGGTGGTCGAGGAGATGATCCCGGAGGGCAACCTCACCAAGATCTACGCCGACGTGTACGTGGAGCGTTCGAGCCAGAAGGCCATCGTCATCGGCCACCGGGGCAGCCGCCTCAAGCACGTGGGCACCACCGCCCGGCGGCAGATCGAGGAGCTGCTCGGCACCCGGGTCTACCTCGACCTGCACGTACGCGTGGCGAAGGACTGGCAGCGCGACCCGAAGCAGTTGCGCAAGCTGGGCTTCTGA
- the gndA gene encoding NADP-dependent phosphogluconate dehydrogenase, producing MAEQATAQIGVTGLAVMGRNLARNLARNGFAVAVHNRSPERTRSLVAEHGDEGTFVPSESLADFVGSLERPRAVIVMVKAGAPTDAVIDELVPLLEEGDIVVDCGNAHFADTRRREEALRAHGLHFVGTGVSGGEEGALLGPSIMPGGSAESYRKLGPIFEKIAAQVDGEPCCRHIGPDGAGHFVKMVHNGIEYADMQLIAEAYDLLRAGLSASPAEIAEIFREWNGGELGSFLIEITADVLGHTDAATGQAFVDIVLDQAEQKGTGRWTVQSALDLGIPITGIAEATFARSLSGHADQREAARRVFADAGEKWQVDDRDAFVEDVRRALLASKIVAYAQGFDHIRAGSREYDWDIDLGGTATIWRGGCIIRAGFLDRIREAYDAEPDLSTLLVAPWFAERVSDGVPAWRRVVADAARAGVPAPAFGSSLAYFDALRAQRLPAALIQGLRDDFGAHTYHRVDRAGSFHTLWAGDRSEVEA from the coding sequence ATGGCAGAGCAGGCGACGGCGCAGATCGGGGTCACCGGTCTGGCGGTGATGGGCCGCAACCTGGCCCGGAACCTGGCCCGCAACGGCTTCGCCGTGGCGGTGCACAACCGGTCGCCGGAACGTACCCGCAGCCTGGTCGCCGAGCACGGTGACGAGGGCACGTTCGTGCCGTCGGAGTCGCTCGCGGACTTCGTCGGCTCGCTGGAGCGGCCCCGCGCGGTGATCGTGATGGTGAAGGCCGGCGCGCCCACCGACGCGGTGATCGACGAACTGGTCCCGCTGCTGGAGGAGGGCGACATCGTCGTCGACTGCGGCAACGCGCACTTCGCCGACACCCGCCGCCGGGAGGAGGCGCTGCGCGCGCACGGGCTGCACTTCGTCGGCACCGGAGTGTCCGGCGGCGAGGAGGGCGCGCTGCTCGGTCCGAGCATCATGCCCGGCGGGTCGGCCGAGTCGTACCGCAAGCTCGGGCCGATCTTCGAGAAGATCGCCGCGCAGGTGGACGGTGAGCCCTGCTGCCGGCACATCGGGCCGGACGGCGCGGGCCACTTCGTGAAGATGGTCCACAACGGCATCGAGTACGCCGACATGCAGCTCATCGCCGAGGCGTACGACCTGTTGCGGGCCGGTCTGTCGGCGAGCCCGGCGGAGATCGCGGAGATCTTCCGGGAGTGGAACGGCGGCGAGCTGGGGTCGTTCCTCATCGAGATCACCGCCGACGTGCTCGGCCACACCGACGCGGCCACCGGCCAGGCGTTCGTGGACATCGTGCTCGACCAGGCCGAGCAGAAGGGCACCGGCCGCTGGACCGTGCAGAGCGCGCTCGACCTCGGCATCCCGATCACCGGCATCGCCGAGGCCACATTCGCGCGGTCGCTGTCCGGGCACGCCGACCAGCGCGAGGCAGCCCGCCGGGTGTTCGCCGACGCGGGTGAGAAGTGGCAGGTGGACGACCGGGACGCGTTCGTCGAGGACGTGCGCCGCGCACTGCTCGCCAGCAAGATCGTCGCGTACGCGCAGGGGTTCGACCACATCCGGGCCGGCAGCCGGGAGTACGACTGGGACATCGACCTGGGCGGTACGGCCACCATCTGGCGGGGCGGCTGCATCATCCGGGCCGGTTTCCTGGACCGGATCCGGGAGGCGTACGACGCGGAGCCGGACCTGTCGACGCTGCTCGTCGCGCCGTGGTTCGCCGAGCGGGTCAGCGACGGCGTACCGGCCTGGCGACGGGTGGTGGCCGACGCGGCCCGGGCGGGCGTGCCGGCCCCGGCCTTCGGGTCGTCGCTGGCCTACTTCGACGCGCTGCGGGCGCAGCGGCTGCCGGCCGCGCTGATCCAGGGCCTGCGGGACGACTTCGGCGCGCACACCTACCACCGGGTGGACCGGGCCGGTTCGTTCCACACCCTCTGGGCGGGCGACCGCTCCGAAGTGGAGGCGTGA
- a CDS encoding hemolysin family protein, whose protein sequence is MAVDPVAVMDTLAAVRTPAGLPDLQLLVFAAGLVVLAGLIAMTEAALAAVSPARAAELTRDGARGGRALQAVAGDVVRHLNLLLLLRLLAELTATTLVALVAVDTFGAGWRAALVTAGAMTVVSFVVVGVGPRTIGRQHAYAVGRAVAPLVRWLGRALNPLASLLILIGNAVTPGKGFREGPFATQVELRELVDLAEQRGVVEHGERQMIHSVFALGDTIAREVMVPRTEMVWIEERKTLAQALALFLRSGFSRIPVIGENVDDVLGVLYLKDLIRRVQGDQAARQMPVAELMRPATFVPESKPVDDLLSEMQAARNHLVIVVDEYGGTGGLVTIEDILEEIVGEITDEYDVERPPVEHLPDGAVRVTARLPVENLGELFDTELPTDEVETVGGLLAQALGRVPIPGAEAEVAGLRLVAEGTTGRRNRIDTVLVSRVDRGDAPEGTNRSDPPDSRGDNNRSEERQPADA, encoded by the coding sequence CTGGCGGTCGACCCGGTCGCGGTGATGGACACCTTGGCGGCGGTCCGCACCCCCGCCGGTCTGCCTGATCTTCAACTCCTGGTCTTCGCCGCCGGGCTGGTGGTGCTCGCCGGCCTGATCGCGATGACCGAGGCGGCGCTCGCAGCGGTCTCGCCGGCCCGTGCCGCGGAGCTGACCCGGGACGGTGCCCGCGGCGGGCGTGCTCTCCAGGCGGTCGCCGGTGACGTGGTCCGTCATCTGAACCTGCTGCTCCTGCTGCGTCTGCTGGCCGAGCTGACCGCCACCACGCTCGTCGCGCTGGTGGCTGTCGACACGTTCGGCGCGGGCTGGCGGGCGGCGCTGGTGACCGCCGGCGCGATGACAGTGGTGAGCTTCGTCGTGGTCGGTGTCGGCCCGCGGACGATCGGCCGCCAGCACGCGTACGCGGTCGGCCGCGCGGTCGCGCCGCTGGTGCGCTGGCTGGGCCGCGCGCTCAACCCGCTGGCCTCGCTGCTGATCCTGATCGGCAACGCGGTCACCCCCGGCAAGGGCTTCCGTGAGGGGCCGTTCGCGACCCAGGTGGAGCTGCGGGAGCTGGTCGACCTGGCCGAGCAGCGCGGCGTGGTGGAGCACGGCGAGCGTCAGATGATCCACTCGGTCTTCGCGCTCGGCGACACCATCGCCCGCGAGGTGATGGTTCCGCGTACCGAGATGGTGTGGATCGAGGAACGCAAGACGCTCGCGCAGGCGCTGGCGTTGTTCCTGCGCTCCGGGTTCTCCCGCATCCCGGTGATCGGCGAGAACGTCGACGACGTGCTCGGTGTGCTCTACCTCAAGGACCTGATCCGGCGGGTGCAGGGCGACCAGGCCGCCCGGCAGATGCCGGTGGCCGAGCTGATGCGCCCGGCCACGTTCGTGCCGGAGTCCAAGCCGGTGGACGACCTGCTCTCCGAGATGCAGGCGGCCCGCAACCACCTGGTCATCGTGGTCGACGAGTACGGCGGCACCGGCGGGCTGGTCACCATCGAGGACATCCTGGAGGAGATCGTCGGGGAGATCACCGACGAGTACGATGTCGAGCGCCCGCCGGTCGAGCACCTGCCGGACGGGGCCGTGCGGGTGACCGCGCGGCTGCCGGTGGAGAATCTGGGCGAGCTGTTCGACACCGAGCTGCCCACCGACGAGGTGGAGACGGTCGGTGGCCTGCTCGCCCAGGCGCTCGGCCGGGTGCCCATCCCGGGCGCCGAGGCCGAGGTGGCCGGCCTGCGGCTGGTGGCCGAGGGCACGACCGGCCGGCGCAACCGGATAGACACGGTTCTGGTGAGCCGGGTCGACCGGGGTGACGCGCCGGAGGGCACCAACCGAAGCGATCCGCCCGATTCCCGTGGCGACAACAACCGTTCCGAGGAGAGGCAACCCGCCGATGCCTGA
- the recO gene encoding DNA repair protein RecO: MAGYRRQLYRDDAVVLRVQKLGESDRIITLFTRRHGRLRAVARGVRRTTSRFGARLEPFGHVDLQLAGDPKGNQGSSLHTVSQVEAIELYGKRFLGDYPRYTAASAIAETAERLTPVEREPSLRLFQLTLGAMKSLARGEHATTLVLDAYLLRGMAFAGWAPALAACAVCGEPGRHRAFSVPAGGAVCPDCRPPGAAHPAPATLELMSALTSGDWGYADAAETGVRRECSGLVAAHLQWHLERALRSLPLVDRGAPAAGAVPSPGGAGPDVVPPRSGAGPVAGVNREMTE; this comes from the coding sequence ATGGCCGGGTACCGCCGACAGCTCTACCGCGACGACGCGGTGGTGCTGCGTGTGCAGAAGCTGGGCGAGTCCGACCGCATCATCACGCTGTTCACCCGCCGGCACGGGCGGCTGCGCGCGGTCGCCCGGGGCGTGCGGCGCACCACGAGCCGGTTCGGCGCGCGGCTGGAGCCGTTCGGGCACGTCGACCTCCAGCTCGCCGGTGATCCCAAGGGCAACCAGGGCAGCTCGCTGCACACCGTCAGCCAGGTCGAGGCGATCGAGCTGTACGGCAAGCGGTTCCTCGGCGACTACCCCCGCTACACAGCGGCCAGTGCGATCGCCGAGACCGCCGAGCGACTCACCCCGGTCGAACGCGAGCCGTCGCTGCGGCTGTTCCAGCTCACCCTCGGCGCGATGAAGTCGCTGGCCCGGGGCGAACACGCCACCACGCTCGTGCTCGACGCGTACCTGCTGCGCGGCATGGCGTTCGCCGGCTGGGCGCCGGCGCTCGCCGCCTGCGCGGTGTGCGGCGAACCGGGCCGGCACCGCGCGTTCTCCGTACCGGCCGGCGGCGCCGTCTGCCCGGACTGCCGGCCCCCCGGCGCCGCCCACCCCGCGCCCGCCACGCTGGAGCTGATGTCCGCGCTGACCTCCGGCGACTGGGGGTACGCCGACGCCGCCGAGACCGGCGTACGCCGGGAGTGCAGCGGACTGGTCGCGGCGCACCTCCAGTGGCATCTGGAGCGCGCGCTACGCTCGCTGCCGCTGGTCGACCGGGGTGCCCCGGCGGCCGGCGCGGTCCCGTCGCCCGGCGGCGCGGGGCCGGATGTGGTCCCGCCGCGCTCCGGCGCCGGGCCCGTCGCCGGAGTGAACAGGGAGATGACCGAGTGA